One Diadema setosum chromosome 8, eeDiaSeto1, whole genome shotgun sequence genomic window carries:
- the LOC140231702 gene encoding G patch domain and ankyrin repeat-containing protein 1-like: protein MAFGLEPVLFVRAKDCNVSDNGEHLQPVQTQNDDEESGRQAKEFYESIIASEPSQPTPELRNGEQHRQSRKIGNKQHGSLQPSSQKSKVGCSSSSAGSRQGDTSKRLHELLRHCQEGNLRGVKGLLSKGDVSLKHSDQYGWNALMCAAYSGHFRLVRYLSKKDSFLCHHRNKQGQSAADLANLARHHSIARFLQQCEEGSPAMTEVVAGAACSSPSRTNQPYWCEACQVEIRDSASDMHQRSTAHLFSCKHAPKSTLYHIPESNRGYQMLLQDGWDGEMGLGKAGEGNKFPVKTILKRDRRGLGAADTDSKPRITHFKPYDTDAVRRQPKKERKNQVKMNPVDKKAKVRDRDRQKVMEIDFRRSFHLP, encoded by the coding sequence ATGGCCTTTGGCTTGGAGCCAGTTTTGTTTGTCAGAGCAAAAGATTGCAATGTATCAGACAATGGCGAGCATCTCCAGCCAGTTCAGACTCAGAACGATGATGAGGAGAGTGGAAGACAAGCCAAGGAATTTTATGAGAGCATCATAGCATCTGAACCGTCACAGCCAACACCAGAGTTACGAAATGGTGAACAACATCGACAATCAAGGAAAATTGGCAACAAACAGCATGGTTCTCTTCAACCTTCAAGCCAGAAAAGCAAAGTAGGCTGTTCGAGTTCAAGTGCAGGCTCTCGACAAGGAGATACATCAAAGAGACTTCATGAATTACTGCGTCATTGTCAGGAGGGAAACTTACGTGGGGTGAAGGGCCTACTGTCAAAAGGAGATGTATCTCTTAAACACAGCGATCAGTATGGCTGGAACGCCCTCATGTGTGCGGCATACAGTGGCCATTTTCGTCTTGTCAGGTACCTCTCAAAGAAGGACTCTTTTCTGTGTCATCACCGTAACAAACAAGGGCAGTCTGCTGCAGATCTTGCTAACTTGGCTAGACACCACTCAATCGCTAGGTTCCTGCAGCAGTGTGAAGAGGGCAGTCCAGCTATGACGGAAGTAGTCGCGGGAGCGGCATGCTCTTCTCCTTCCAGAACTAACCAGCCATACTGGTGTGAGGCATGCCAAGTGGAGATCCGCGACAGCGCTTCTGACATGCATCAACGTTCCACTGCACATCTGTTCAGCTGCAAGCACGCTCCAAAGTCAACCCTCTACCACATACCGGAATCCAACAGGGGATACCAGATGCTGCTCCAGGATGGTTGGGACGGAGAGATGGGCCTGGGGAAGGCGGGGGAGGGCAACAAGTTTCCAGTGAAGACTATCCTTAAGAGAGACAGGCGTGGCCTTGGTGCAGCCGACACAGACAGTAAACCAAGAATTACTCACTTCAAGCCATACGATACCGACGCTGTTAGGAGGCAGCccaagaaagaaaggaaaaaccaGGTGAAGATGAATCCTGTGGATAAAAAGGCAAAAGTTAGAGACAGGGATAGGCAGAAAGTCATGGAAATAGACTTTAGAAGGTCTTTCCATTtgccttaa